The DNA region TTTGTTGTGGGCCAGCGCCAGCATGGAGCGGGTGGCTACACCATGAGGACAGGCTTGCTCGCAATGGCCTCTGCAATCCGCGCAAACGGCCGCACCGGCGCCTTCCAGGCGCGCATAGCATTTCATGGCATACTTCTGGCGCTCTTCGGCCGCATAATAATGAAAATATCGCATTACGGTGTTGACAGGTACCTCGCGGGGGCAACTGCTTTCACATTCATTGCAACCGTGACGGCAATAAAAGGGGGTGAGGTCCTGTTTAAAAGCCCGGATCACTTTGCGATCGGGCAATTCCAACCGCGTTCCGGAAAGTGAAATCAGGGCCTCCACATCCTCGAAATTACGAAAAGAACGGCAAACCGTTGATACGTGTGGATTGTTCAGGCAGAAGCGAATGGCCGCCGCGCGGATTTCCGCCGTCCCCTTGAGGCCGTAGCGGGCAAAGAAGTCGCCGGCACGTTCCGTCTTGGCCTTGAACTTTTCATACATTTCCCTATAGGATGGATGAACTTTTTTCCCCTGCTTTTCAGCCTTTTCCAGGTAATCTTTCAAGCGGTGATAATTTCCGTATGGGTTGACTTTCATCAAGGTGGCCCCGACGCCGTGGGTATGACACGCTTCCAATACCCGCGCGCCGTTGTCTTCCTGGGCGAAATTATAAGCCAGCAGCAATACGTCGAAACGGCCGTCTTTGATGGCGGCCAAACAGATATCCCGCATGGAATCTTTTGAAACCAGGGCGTGGTTGCTGCCATGATTGGAAAGCCCCACATGCCGGAGCCTACCCTCTTTTTTCAATTGTTCCATGGCGGCGTGGAATCCCGGCGTCTTGACGGCTTCCACGGTTTCGCAACTGTGGATCATGAGGCAGTCCACGTACTCCATCTGCAAACGTCCCAGGCATTTGCGAGCCCGGTCATAGAAGCCCTTCTGGCTCAGGTCTTTCTTGATCTCCAACTTGGTGGTTACGAAGCACTTGCTGCGATCCCGGTTTTTCAATACATTTCCGATCAGGGTCTCGTTGTTGTAACTTTCCGCTGAATCGATGTAGTTGATCCCTGCGTCCAGCAACGCATTCAACACCGCTTCGTTGTTTACGAAACCGGCGCTGATATCGGACACCTTGAAACCCGTTCTACCCAGCAGACGATGCTCGCGGATGCTCGGCGTCAAAACCGGGCCGTCACTTCCATCCGGCCGCTGATTCGCTTGCAGGCCCAATACGGGTGCGGCCGCCGCGCCCATGATACCGTAAGCACTGTTTTTGAGAAATTGGCGACGACGCTGTGTGGACATTCGCCTACCTCCTGTGAAATGGGGTTCAGCCATTATACGTAGGAAAAGAAATTCGGTTCTTTACCTGATTTTCCAGGCATGGATGACGCTGCGCGCGTAATCGGCCATGGGTTCCGATATATAGAGGATTCCATGAATCGGATCCCATGCGCATGGGCCCAGGTGATGCCATTGCTGTATGGAATCTACATGGAGCAACACCTCGTCCACCACCATGAAGGCGTAGGGTTGGGGATCATGGGGCGCGGCTTCGCCCCGGGCCACGGCTTCAAGCTCGTGCGGATCGTAGAAAAGGACTCCACCCTCAAAGCGATCACTCCACCACCCGCGTTCCCCCCGGCAATCCTGGCAGGGTCCGTCGCGGTCGCCGTACCAGCAATTTCCCCGGCCCTTTGTGCCCACGAAAACAACCGCCCTGAACGGAGAGTAATCTATCCAGGCGCCGCCCGTCCATTCATCTGAATGATGATAACCCTCCATGGTGCGGGATGACTCGCCGGCCGTCTCACTTGAGTCGTAAAGGATGAGAGGCCGGTTGTCCAACGCTTCGCCTGGAGCGGGGGGGGTGTCGGTGTTTCCGGGATTCAGGGCAATCAGGACCGGTCCCTGGCCGGACCAGCCGCCGTCGCGGAACCGTCCCGTGGCCAGGAAGCATCCGGGCGCATTGCGAATCGACCATTGCTCGGGAATCGAAAAAAGGTAGTCGTTGGCCGCGTAGATGTCCACCTGGCTGACCCACCAGGGGCCGGCGGTATCGGGAACGGGTAAATCGGGATCACAACTGCCATGTGAAGGGCCGTTATCCTGAAAATGTTCAGCCCAGCAGAAAAAGAGGCGACTGGCAGTTCCGCCGACTCCCCGGGGAACAAATTCCAGGCCGGCCCTCAAGATCTCCATGCGTTCCACGTCGATCAGCCGGCCCGGTACCGCATGAAAGGATTGGATGGTTTCAGCCGGCGGCAATGATCCGGCATCCCGATTTAGCGGAAATTCCGGAGCGGGGATTGAAATTTCCGCCACCTGCATGCGCCAGGCGTGTCCGGTAGCGAAAAGCGATCCGGGATAGCCATCCATTTTTCCATGGGGATCGCCGTCGCAACGATAAGACAGGCCGCCGGCGGCTCCGCTCCACTCCCAGGTATCGCCCGGAGTGTTTTGCGGCATGCGGAAGGCTCCCAGGTATTCCAGGTCATCGGGCCGGAGTCGCCGGGTTTGGATTTCCTGTTCTCCGGACTGATTTTCCCCGCCGGGTGGAAGCCCGTCACGGGAAGCGCATCCCAGCACCAATAAACCCAACAGTATCGCCGAGTTTGTCAGCCGCATGTAAGCCTCACATAGAGTATAAATACAACCAGGGGCTTTTTCCTCTCACGCTGCCGTAAACCACTTGCTCCCCGGACCTTTCTCATCGTACAATCAAAACGGAGGTATTGCCATGAAGACCACTTTCCGGCAACGGCTGTTGCAAGGCGAACTGCTGAGTGGAATTTTTGTAACCCTGGGAATTCCGGAATGCGGAGAGATACTGGCCGCTTCGGGCTTTGACTGGCTCTGCATCGACACCGAGCACGCCCCACTGTCGTCCATTCACGTCCAGCGTATCATCCAGGGCACCGCGAACCGTTGCGCCAGTCTGGTGCGTATCTCCTCCGCCAGCGAAATTGCGGTCAAGCAGGCGCTCGACACCGGCGCCGACGGCATTATCGTTCCCCTGGTCAACTCCCCTGAAGATGCCCGTCAAGTGGTTGCCTGGGCGCGCTATGCACCGGAAGGCAGCCGGGGAGTCGGGCTGGCGCGTGCCCATGGATACGGAAAGGATTTCGCTCAATACATGCAGCGCGCCAACCAGGAAACCGTGGTCGTGGTGCAGGCGGAACAACGGCAAGCCGTGGAACAGATTCAAGAGATTGCCGCTGTTCCCGGCCTGGACGGGGTTTTTGTCGGCCCTTACGACCTTTCAGCCAGCCTGGGTCATCCCGGAGAAGTCGATCATCCGGAAGTTACCGGAGCCATCAAAAGCATCTTTGCCGCATGCCGGGATGCGGGAAAAGCCACGGGGGTTTTCGGTATCAACGCTGCCGCGGTTCGACCGTTTATTCAACAGGGATTTACTTTGGTGGCCGCGGGTGTGGATACCATGGTACTGGGCACGGCCGCCACGGAACTGTGTGACGAGATGAAACGGCCATATTGACCGGACATGGATGAACCCGGCCTTGCATTACCCTGAGTCATTTCCCAACAGACGTCGGATCAGGCGTATGAGATCAGTCATTAGATAAGGCTTTTGCAAAAAGTGTAGTCCGCTATCCTTGACATCCCTTTTCATTTCATGGTTTTGATAAAATCCCTCAGTGGCGATTAGATGTAAGCCGGAGCGGCTTCTGCGCGCAACTTTCACCAGCCTTTCCCCCCGGATTCCCGGCATTTCCAGGTCTGTAATCATCACTTGGGGAGAGAAAGAAGGATCAGCCAGCAAGTCCATTGCACTCTCTCCATCGCTAGCTTCCGTTACGTGATATCCCGCTTGCTCCAAGACGACACGGGTAAATGCCCGGAGGTCGTCATCTCTGTCCACCAACAGAATGGTTTCATGACCGCCGGAGGATTCTTGAAGAGAGTCTCGGAAAACCGCATAATCACCGCCCCGTTCTACCGGCCAGAATACGCGGAAAACACTTCCCTTCCCCGGTTCGCTGATCACCCGGATATCCGCGTTGTTCTGGCGAATGATACCGAACACCGACGCAAGTCCCAGTCCGGTTCCCTGTCCGGTCTCCTTGGTGGTGTAGAATGGTTCGAAAATGCGGGATTGAGTGAACTTGTCCATTCCCACACCCGTATCCTCCACTGTCCACACCACCGCCGGACCCGGGGTTTCTGCCGGGAAATCTTCATTTGCCTCCCCGAGCATGACACCCAGACCCGTGGTGATGCGTATGCAACGCAACTCCACGGCTGCTCCCTTTTCCCGGATGGCATCGCGGGCGTTTACAACCAGGTTGATCAAAACCTGTTCAATCTGGTGAGGATCGGCGACTATCGTCGGAATCGGATCCACCAATTCCAGCACCACCTTTATGTCCTCCCCGATCAGACTGGGCAGCATCCCCATGGACTCACGGATCACCCGGTTCAAATCCATGGATTCAGGTTGCACCATCTGTTTGCGGCTGAATGCCAACAGTTGATTGGTCAACTTCTGCGCCCGTTCACCGGCGCGTCGAATCTGATTCACCCGTTGACGCATGACGGGCGTCAACTCCTTTTCAGCCAGGATCATGTCGCTGTAACCGGAAATCACCGTCAGCAGGTTGTTGAAATCGTGAGCCACTCCGCCTGCCAATTGCCCCACGACTTCTATCTTCTGCGACTGGCGAATGCGCTCATCCAACTCGCGTCTTGCCGTCACATCTAGAAGCGACGCCAATGACTTTCCCTTTCCGGGAATCACATCCACGGTCAGCAGAATATGACGGATCTGTCCACTGCGGTCGCGAAAATCAAACTCGTATTGCCGTGGCGCGGCATCACGGGATTGCCGGCGCTTGTGGTGATAATCCCGCATCCTTTCCAGCCACTGAGGTTCCACGAATTGCGTCCAACTCATTCGCCCTTCGATTTCTTCACGGGAATATCCGCTCAATTCCACAAATTTCTGGTTGGCCAATGATATGGTGGTATCCGCCTCTATGATCACCGTGGCCGACCCCGTATTTTCAAAAATGGCGCGGTAACGACGTTCGCTTTCGCGCAACTCCTCTTCCGCCCGCCGCTTTTGATCCCGTTCCGTTTTCATCTTTAAAGCCTGGTTCAACGCGGCCGGCAAGCGGTACAACCGCTGTTTGACCACGTAATCCCATGCCCCGGACTTGATTGTCTCCGCAGCCGTTTCTTCGTCCATGGTTCCGGTGACGATGATAAATGGAATGTCCAGCCCCATGGCTTCAGTGTCGCTTAAAGCCGTCAGCCCGTCATAACCGGGCAAGCGGTAGTCACTTAGCACCAGATCGGGATGAAAAGCGGTCAGCTTCTCTTTAAACGCTTCTCGATCCGCCACTCGAACCAGGGTAAACCGGCCTTTCAATTCCTTTTGCAATTCAGCCTGGATCAATTCCGCGTCCATTTGCGAATCTTCCAGCAAGAGGATGCGCAATGGCTTTACTTGCATGATTCAAACTCCACCGTGCGGTTCAACAATGCCCAGAATACCCCAAGGTGTGTAACCGCCGTGACGAACTCGGTAAACCCAACCGGTTTCACAACATATGCGTTGGCACCAAGTCCGTAACTCTTGATAATATCGGTCTCCATGCCCGAGGAAGTGAGCATGACCACGGGAACGGTCTTTAAGCGAGAGTCATTGCGGATGTGTCGCAGGACTTCAATGCCGTCCATGCGCGGCATCTTGATATCCAGCAAAACCACCGCGGGGAGTTTGCGGTTGCGTGCAGCGTAATCATTGCGACACAACAGGTAGTCCAGGGCCTCGACCCCGTCACGGACCACGTCCACGGCATTGGCCAGCTTGTTCTGCGCCAGCGCGGTCACGGTCAGCTCCACATCGTCCTTGTTGTCTTCCACCAAAAGGATTCTTGGCAATGCTTTCATGATTCTTCTTCTTTCAGGGGCAAAATCAAAGTAAATTCGGCGCCTTTGCCCTTTTCCGCGGACGCCATCATCTCACCGCCATGCCGTTCCACAATGCGCTTGACATTGGCCAATCCTATACCGCCGCCGCCAAACTCATCCTCGTCATGCAGGCGTTGAAACACTTCAAACAACTTGTGCGCATAAGCCGGGTCAAATCCCACGCCGTTGTCCTTTATGCAGATATATGCATTGCCCTCTTTGTCTGTGCGTGACACCTCGATGCGAGGCGCATCCTCCCGGCAGGTAAACTTGAATGCATTTCCCAACAGGTTTTCAAAAACAGTGTGTAAAAGTCCGGGATCCCCGTTAACGGTTCCCAGCGAATCAACGCGCCAATCCACCTCAGGCCGTCCCGCTTCCGGTTTAAGCGCGGACGCGACTTCCGTCACCATGGCATCCAGGTCCACCGAAACTCGCTGGATTTTGCCGCGCCCGATGCGCGAGAACTCCAGCAGATCATCGATCATACCCTGCATGCGCGCGGAAGC from Candidatus Aminicenantes bacterium includes:
- a CDS encoding hybrid sensor histidine kinase/response regulator — its product is MQVKPLRILLLEDSQMDAELIQAELQKELKGRFTLVRVADREAFKEKLTAFHPDLVLSDYRLPGYDGLTALSDTEAMGLDIPFIIVTGTMDEETAAETIKSGAWDYVVKQRLYRLPAALNQALKMKTERDQKRRAEEELRESERRYRAIFENTGSATVIIEADTTISLANQKFVELSGYSREEIEGRMSWTQFVEPQWLERMRDYHHKRRQSRDAAPRQYEFDFRDRSGQIRHILLTVDVIPGKGKSLASLLDVTARRELDERIRQSQKIEVVGQLAGGVAHDFNNLLTVISGYSDMILAEKELTPVMRQRVNQIRRAGERAQKLTNQLLAFSRKQMVQPESMDLNRVIRESMGMLPSLIGEDIKVVLELVDPIPTIVADPHQIEQVLINLVVNARDAIREKGAAVELRCIRITTGLGVMLGEANEDFPAETPGPAVVWTVEDTGVGMDKFTQSRIFEPFYTTKETGQGTGLGLASVFGIIRQNNADIRVISEPGKGSVFRVFWPVERGGDYAVFRDSLQESSGGHETILLVDRDDDLRAFTRVVLEQAGYHVTEASDGESAMDLLADPSFSPQVMITDLEMPGIRGERLVKVARRSRSGLHLIATEGFYQNHEMKRDVKDSGLHFLQKPYLMTDLIRLIRRLLGNDSG
- a CDS encoding response regulator, encoding MKALPRILLVEDNKDDVELTVTALAQNKLANAVDVVRDGVEALDYLLCRNDYAARNRKLPAVVLLDIKMPRMDGIEVLRHIRNDSRLKTVPVVMLTSSGMETDIIKSYGLGANAYVVKPVGFTEFVTAVTHLGVFWALLNRTVEFESCK
- a CDS encoding 2,4-dihydroxyhept-2-ene-1,7-dioic acid aldolase, yielding MKTTFRQRLLQGELLSGIFVTLGIPECGEILAASGFDWLCIDTEHAPLSSIHVQRIIQGTANRCASLVRISSASEIAVKQALDTGADGIIVPLVNSPEDARQVVAWARYAPEGSRGVGLARAHGYGKDFAQYMQRANQETVVVVQAEQRQAVEQIQEIAAVPGLDGVFVGPYDLSASLGHPGEVDHPEVTGAIKSIFAACRDAGKATGVFGINAAAVRPFIQQGFTLVAAGVDTMVLGTAATELCDEMKRPY